From the Panthera leo isolate Ple1 chromosome C1, P.leo_Ple1_pat1.1, whole genome shotgun sequence genome, one window contains:
- the TRAPPC3 gene encoding trafficking protein particle complex subunit 3 isoform X1: protein MSRQANRGTESKKMSSELFTLTYGALVTQLCKDYENDEDVNKQLDKMGYNIGVRLIEDFLARSNVGRCHDFRETADVIAKVAFKMYLGITPSITNWSPAGDEFSLILENNPLVDFVELPDNHSSLIYSNLLCGVLRGALEMVQMAVEAKFVQDTLKGDGVTEIRMRFIRRIEDNLPAGEE from the exons ATGTCTAGGCAGGCGAACCGTGGCACCGAGAGCAAGAAAATG AGCTCTGAGCTTTTCACCCTTACCTATGGGGCCCTGGTCACCCAGCTATGCAAGGACTATGAAAATGATGAAGATGTGAATAAACAGCTGGATAAAAT GGGCTATAACATTGGAGTCCGACTGATAGAAGATTTCTTGGCACGGTCAAATGTTGGAAGGTGCCACGACTTTCGGGAAACTGCAGACGTCATCGCCAAG GTGGCGTTCAAGATGTACTTGGGCATCACTCCAAGCATCACCAATTGGAGCCCAGCTGGTGACGAATTCTccctcattttggaaaataatcccTTGGTGGACTTTGTGGAACTTCCCGATAACCACTCATCCCTTATTTATTCCAATCTCTTGTGTGGGGTGTTACGGGGAGCCTTGGAAATG GTCCAGATGGCTGTGGAGGCCAAGTTTGTCCAGGACACCCTGAAAGGAGACGGTGTGACAGAAATCCGGATGAGGTTCATCAGGCGGATTGAGGACAATCTCCCAGCTGGAGAGGAGTGA
- the TRAPPC3 gene encoding trafficking protein particle complex subunit 3 isoform X2: MSSELFTLTYGALVTQLCKDYENDEDVNKQLDKMGYNIGVRLIEDFLARSNVGRCHDFRETADVIAKVAFKMYLGITPSITNWSPAGDEFSLILENNPLVDFVELPDNHSSLIYSNLLCGVLRGALEMVQMAVEAKFVQDTLKGDGVTEIRMRFIRRIEDNLPAGEE, encoded by the exons ATG AGCTCTGAGCTTTTCACCCTTACCTATGGGGCCCTGGTCACCCAGCTATGCAAGGACTATGAAAATGATGAAGATGTGAATAAACAGCTGGATAAAAT GGGCTATAACATTGGAGTCCGACTGATAGAAGATTTCTTGGCACGGTCAAATGTTGGAAGGTGCCACGACTTTCGGGAAACTGCAGACGTCATCGCCAAG GTGGCGTTCAAGATGTACTTGGGCATCACTCCAAGCATCACCAATTGGAGCCCAGCTGGTGACGAATTCTccctcattttggaaaataatcccTTGGTGGACTTTGTGGAACTTCCCGATAACCACTCATCCCTTATTTATTCCAATCTCTTGTGTGGGGTGTTACGGGGAGCCTTGGAAATG GTCCAGATGGCTGTGGAGGCCAAGTTTGTCCAGGACACCCTGAAAGGAGACGGTGTGACAGAAATCCGGATGAGGTTCATCAGGCGGATTGAGGACAATCTCCCAGCTGGAGAGGAGTGA
- the TRAPPC3 gene encoding trafficking protein particle complex subunit 3 isoform X3 has protein sequence MGYNIGVRLIEDFLARSNVGRCHDFRETADVIAKVAFKMYLGITPSITNWSPAGDEFSLILENNPLVDFVELPDNHSSLIYSNLLCGVLRGALEMVQMAVEAKFVQDTLKGDGVTEIRMRFIRRIEDNLPAGEE, from the exons AT GGGCTATAACATTGGAGTCCGACTGATAGAAGATTTCTTGGCACGGTCAAATGTTGGAAGGTGCCACGACTTTCGGGAAACTGCAGACGTCATCGCCAAG GTGGCGTTCAAGATGTACTTGGGCATCACTCCAAGCATCACCAATTGGAGCCCAGCTGGTGACGAATTCTccctcattttggaaaataatcccTTGGTGGACTTTGTGGAACTTCCCGATAACCACTCATCCCTTATTTATTCCAATCTCTTGTGTGGGGTGTTACGGGGAGCCTTGGAAATG GTCCAGATGGCTGTGGAGGCCAAGTTTGTCCAGGACACCCTGAAAGGAGACGGTGTGACAGAAATCCGGATGAGGTTCATCAGGCGGATTGAGGACAATCTCCCAGCTGGAGAGGAGTGA